A window from Mya arenaria isolate MELC-2E11 chromosome 9, ASM2691426v1 encodes these proteins:
- the LOC128203015 gene encoding uncharacterized protein LOC128203015 has product MIKVNKKTRMKKNFRTLVNICLVVFVVSLIVGYTKWNMIPVNSSSSPSPITKYDLRILVIVYNRAQSMLRLLNSINEADFDGDNVKLEVWIDRSKAGVVDTLTVKTAEEFVFKHGHYEVLKHSQHVGIYGQWFATWKARVNSSEIAVILEDDLIVSPHFYKYLKLVHNKYDNVPDINGFSLQGISIKHAIGYSSQTLEAPESCLVYLYPVLGTWGFSPCRDNWIHFLEWFSQVIQNKTFQPYVPGNVVTAWYKIFQAQGRADGEQSIYHIYHSWKFKEYTLYPNFKGHKGLTTNWLEAGLHYSGNASKPSNELLKEWKSDYENLPDQPKHLNLKGVVQD; this is encoded by the exons ATGattaaagtaaacaagaaaacaagaaTGAAGAAGAATTTCAGAACACTCGTGAACATATGTTTGGTTGTGTTTGTGGTTTCGCTTATTGTGGGATACACCAAGTGGAACATGATACCGGTGAATTCGTCGTCATCCCCTTCACCGATCACAAAGTATGACTTAAGGATACTGGTAATCGTATACAACCGGGCTCAATCAATGTTACGTCTGCTAAATTCTATCAACGAGGCCGATTTTGATGGTGATAACGTCAAACTGGAGGTTTGGATTGACAGATCGAAGGCGGGGGTTGTGGATACATTAACAGTAAAAACTGCGGAAGAGTTTGTATTCAAGCACGGCCATTATGAAGTCTTAAAACATTCGCAACATGTCGGAATTTATGGACAATGGTTTGCGACGTGGAAAGCAAGAGTGAACAGTTCTGAAATCGCCGTGATTCTTGAGGATGACTTAATAGTTTCTcctcatttttacaaatatttgaaattagtGCATAATAAATATGACAACGTACCTGATATTAACGGGTTTTCATTACAGGGAATCTCAATCAAGCATGCAATAGGTTACTCAAGCCAAACATTAGAAGCCCCCGAAAGTTGTTTAGTCTACTTATACCCCGTTTTAGGAACGTGGGGTTTTTCACCATGTAGAGACAATTGGATTCACTTTTTGGAGTGGTTTTCGCAAGTGATTCAAAACAAGACATTTCAGCCGTATGTTCCCGGAAATGTGGTTACCGCGTGGTATAAGATTTTCCAGGCCCAGGGTCGAGCAGATGGGGAGCAATCCATATATCACATATATCATTCCTGGAAATTCAAGGAATATACGCTTTATCCAAACTTTAAAG GACACAAAGGTTTGACCACTAATTGGCTTGAGGCTGGTTTACACTATTCTGGAAATGCAAGCAAGCCATCCAATGAACTACTCAAAGAATGGAAATCCGATTATGAAAACCTTCCAGATCAACCTAAACACCTTAACCTGAAGGGAGTTGTCCAGGATTAA